ATTCAGCTTCGGCCGCGCCCCGCGGCCTCGTCAAGCCGGATGCGCCGTTATGCCGAGTGCGGCGCCGCGCCGCCTGGCAACTCGCCGCCGGCCGCGTCGCCTTCGACGGAAACCGCCGCGGCGGCGGGCGCCCGCCGTTCGAGAATCGCCGTCGTCAGGGCGCGCACGGTGACGTCGGGCGCCAGCTCCAGCAGCAGCTCGATCGGGCCGTCGGCCGGCTGGCGGATGTCGCTTACGCGTCCGATCAGGCCGCCGGTGGTGACGACTTCATCGCCGACTTCCAGCGCGAGCAGGTCGCGCCGCGTCTTGCGCTGCTGGTCCAAGATCGGCCGCAGCAGGATGAAGTAGAAACCGCCGAGGATGATGGCGGAGGTGAGGATGAGCTGGAACATGATCGCCATGGCGTCTCTCCCCTGCCCGTGCACGCCGCCCGCTGCCCCGGACTAGCCTTCGCCGGCCGCGGCCAGCTCGCGCCGCGCCAGCGCCAGCGCGGCCTCGCGGTCGCGCACTTCACCCGCGGCCTGCGCCTCGCGCACCGCCTCCAGCAGCCTGCCGATCAGCGGGCCGGGCGCCAGCGCCAGCTCACGCATCAGGTCGTTGCCGTCCAGCAGGCGCGGCGGGTGCGAGACCGTCTCGTCCTCATACAGCGTACGCAGCAGCCACGTTATATAGTCAACGTGCCGGACCCATTCCTCGAAGCGCAGCCGCGGACCGCGCGCCGCGGCGTGGTCGGC
This genomic window from Dehalococcoidia bacterium contains:
- the yajC gene encoding preprotein translocase subunit YajC, whose translation is MAIMFQLILTSAIILGGFYFILLRPILDQQRKTRRDLLALEVGDEVVTTGGLIGRVSDIRQPADGPIELLLELAPDVTVRALTTAILERRAPAAAAVSVEGDAAGGELPGGAAPHSA